A window of the Halobacterium hubeiense genome harbors these coding sequences:
- a CDS encoding CBS pair associated ParBc domain-containing protein, translating into MDSALDHNGAKPTVDDYMTRDVATVSPDDTVRDVATRISESEHNGFPVTEGRRVEGFVSARDLLLSEPDELVFKVMSDELIVAHPEMKVTDAARVILRSGIQKLPVVDDAGNLVGIISNSDVIRSQIERATPEKVGKLQRTLETIHGIEATEERRTVQLDELVPTQGKVYADELEGRQYELEHGLAEPLVVIDNGGVELLLADGHHRVMAAERAGIEEMDAYVIALERRVDLGMARTADKEGLESISDIDVVDYAHHPLVETIERLQ; encoded by the coding sequence ATGGATTCGGCCCTCGACCACAACGGCGCGAAACCCACGGTCGACGACTACATGACTCGGGACGTCGCGACCGTCTCCCCGGACGACACGGTGCGCGACGTCGCGACGCGCATCTCCGAGAGCGAGCACAACGGCTTCCCGGTGACCGAGGGGCGACGCGTCGAGGGGTTCGTCTCCGCGCGCGACCTCCTGCTCTCCGAGCCGGACGAGCTCGTGTTCAAGGTGATGAGCGACGAGCTCATCGTCGCCCACCCGGAGATGAAGGTGACGGACGCCGCGCGGGTCATCCTCCGGTCGGGCATCCAGAAGCTCCCGGTGGTCGACGACGCGGGCAACCTCGTCGGCATCATCTCGAACTCCGACGTCATCCGCTCGCAGATAGAGCGCGCCACCCCGGAGAAGGTCGGGAAGCTCCAGCGCACGCTGGAGACGATTCACGGCATCGAGGCCACGGAGGAGCGCCGCACCGTCCAGTTGGACGAGCTGGTGCCAACGCAGGGGAAGGTGTACGCCGACGAGCTGGAGGGGCGCCAGTACGAGCTCGAACACGGGCTCGCGGAGCCGCTGGTCGTCATCGACAACGGCGGCGTCGAACTCCTGCTGGCGGACGGCCACCACCGCGTGATGGCCGCCGAGCGCGCGGGCATCGAGGAGATGGACGCCTACGTCATCGCCCTGGAGCGCCGCGTCGACCTCGGGATGGCCCGCACCGCCGACAAGGAGGGGCTGGAGTCGATTTCGGACATCGACGTCGTGGACTACGCCCACCATCCGCTGGTGGAGACCATCGAGCGCCTGCAGTGA
- a CDS encoding DHH family phosphoesterase, producing MVSRLVLGCGTTGHAVVEHLSQRRGELFVLDGDASRVESLRNEKVAAEVRDVTDPAEISGLERDVDVVVVATDGAAANRLAAEAAREVYPDAELVAYLGFEATAEDRDALAAVADRVVDPGAAVLDHVEAVATADDGEKLQALRATLEGIDGTLGVFMHDNPDPDAIATAVGLSRIAEEFGVETEACYFGEISHQENRAFVNLLDLEVRNVTAGEEFDFGAIALVDHSAPGVNDQLDPETDVDIVVDHHPPNDDVDADFVDIRPELGAASTILVEYVRGFGLDVETAVATALLYGIRVDTDDFAREITTDDFEAGAWLLDRADTDVLERIESPSVSADTLDTIARGIRNRELDGSVLASCVGAISDRDTLAQAADRLLAMRGVTVTFVYGYTDGTIYVSARARGNDVDLGAVLRSAFGELGSAGGHADMAGAQLPLGLFDEVGEDAEHTLTEMVEDVVATRFFEEIRGG from the coding sequence ATGGTTTCTCGGCTCGTGCTCGGTTGCGGCACGACCGGCCACGCCGTCGTCGAGCACCTCTCACAGCGCCGCGGCGAGCTGTTCGTGCTGGACGGCGACGCGAGCCGCGTGGAGTCGCTGCGCAACGAGAAGGTCGCCGCCGAGGTCCGGGACGTCACCGACCCGGCCGAGATTAGCGGGCTGGAGCGCGACGTCGACGTGGTCGTGGTGGCGACCGACGGCGCGGCCGCGAACCGGCTGGCCGCGGAGGCCGCCCGCGAGGTCTACCCGGACGCCGAACTCGTGGCGTACCTCGGGTTCGAGGCGACCGCCGAGGACCGCGACGCGCTGGCCGCGGTCGCCGACCGCGTCGTCGACCCGGGCGCGGCGGTGCTCGACCACGTCGAGGCGGTCGCGACCGCCGACGACGGCGAGAAACTGCAGGCGCTGCGGGCGACGCTCGAAGGCATCGACGGGACGCTGGGCGTGTTCATGCACGACAACCCCGACCCGGACGCCATCGCGACCGCGGTCGGGCTCTCCCGCATCGCCGAGGAGTTCGGCGTCGAAACGGAGGCGTGTTACTTCGGGGAGATCTCCCACCAGGAGAACCGCGCGTTCGTCAACCTCCTCGACCTCGAAGTGCGGAACGTGACCGCGGGCGAGGAGTTCGACTTCGGCGCCATCGCGCTCGTGGACCACTCCGCGCCCGGCGTCAACGACCAGCTCGACCCCGAGACGGACGTGGACATCGTCGTCGACCACCACCCGCCGAACGACGACGTGGACGCCGACTTCGTGGACATCCGCCCGGAGCTGGGCGCGGCCAGCACGATTCTCGTGGAGTACGTCCGCGGGTTCGGCCTCGACGTCGAGACCGCGGTCGCGACGGCGCTGTTGTACGGTATCCGCGTGGACACCGACGACTTCGCCCGGGAGATTACGACCGACGACTTCGAGGCGGGCGCGTGGCTGCTGGACCGCGCGGACACCGACGTCTTAGAGCGCATCGAGAGCCCGTCGGTGAGCGCGGACACCCTCGACACCATCGCGCGCGGCATCCGGAACCGCGAACTCGACGGCTCCGTGCTGGCGTCCTGCGTCGGCGCCATCTCCGACCGGGACACGCTCGCGCAGGCCGCCGACCGCTTGCTCGCGATGCGGGGCGTGACGGTGACGTTCGTCTACGGCTACACCGACGGCACCATCTACGTGTCGGCGCGCGCCCGCGGCAACGACGTCGACCTCGGCGCGGTGTTGCGGTCGGCGTTCGGCGAGCTGGGGAGCGCGGGCGGCCACGCGGACATGGCCGGCGCGCAGCTCCCGCTGGGGCTGTTCGACGAGGTCGGCGAGGACGCCGAGCACACGCTCACGGAGATGGTCGAGGACGTGGTGGCGACGCGGTTCTTCGAGGAGATTCGCGGGGGGTGA
- a CDS encoding NADH-quinone oxidoreductase subunit N, translating to MVELPPLTPQILLGLTAIVLFGIDIVAPDTRKNGLLASVSAIGTVAAAATAVWFLSAGSGDYRFVQFDGALVVDALSLFFAFVVASVATLVVVASYDYIEGEDHVSEYYSLVLLAATGMSLMASANSLVTVFVALELASLPSYALVSFLKTDRGSVEAGLKYFLIGALSSAVMAYGISLVYATTGTLLLDDIAAEVAGNQFGGVLGLGILMLAGGFAYKTASVPFHFWAPEAYEGAPAPISAFLSSASKAAGFAVAFRVFTTAFPLDVVSAVAIDWSILFAALAVVTMTLGNFAAATQDEVKRMLAYSSIGHAGYVLMGLAALQSGAADANSWVLGASMTHLLVYGFMNTGAFLFVALVEYWDVGRTFEDYNGLATRAPVACVAMTVFMFSLAGLPVGGGFLSKYLLFAGTVQAGFAWLAAVAAINSALSLFYYSRVVKAIWIEDPSDDLSLDGTPTGLYAAVVAAAVATVVLLVAFDPVAQTAVHAADVLFAL from the coding sequence ATGGTGGAACTGCCGCCGCTGACGCCCCAGATTCTGCTCGGGCTGACCGCCATCGTGCTGTTCGGCATCGACATCGTCGCGCCCGACACGCGGAAGAACGGGCTGCTGGCGTCGGTGAGCGCCATCGGCACCGTCGCCGCCGCCGCGACCGCGGTGTGGTTCCTTTCGGCCGGCTCGGGCGACTACCGGTTCGTGCAGTTCGACGGCGCGCTCGTCGTGGACGCGTTGAGCCTGTTCTTCGCGTTCGTCGTCGCGAGCGTCGCCACGCTCGTCGTCGTCGCCAGCTACGACTACATCGAGGGCGAGGACCACGTCTCCGAGTACTACTCGCTGGTGTTGCTGGCGGCGACCGGCATGTCGCTGATGGCGTCGGCCAACAGCCTCGTGACCGTGTTCGTCGCGCTGGAGCTGGCGAGCCTGCCGTCGTACGCGCTCGTCTCGTTCCTGAAGACCGACCGCGGCAGCGTCGAAGCCGGCCTGAAGTACTTCCTCATCGGCGCGCTGTCCTCCGCGGTGATGGCGTACGGCATCAGTCTCGTGTACGCCACCACGGGCACGCTCCTGCTGGACGACATCGCCGCCGAGGTCGCCGGCAACCAGTTCGGCGGCGTGCTCGGGCTCGGCATCCTGATGCTCGCCGGCGGCTTCGCGTACAAGACCGCCTCCGTGCCGTTCCACTTCTGGGCGCCGGAGGCCTACGAGGGCGCGCCCGCGCCGATTAGCGCGTTCCTCTCGTCGGCGTCGAAGGCCGCCGGGTTCGCGGTCGCGTTCCGCGTGTTCACGACCGCGTTCCCGCTGGACGTCGTGTCCGCCGTGGCCATCGACTGGTCGATCCTGTTCGCCGCGCTCGCAGTGGTCACGATGACCCTCGGGAACTTCGCGGCGGCCACCCAAGACGAAGTCAAGCGGATGCTCGCGTACTCCTCGATCGGCCACGCGGGCTACGTGCTGATGGGGCTGGCCGCGCTCCAGAGCGGCGCCGCGGACGCGAACTCGTGGGTGCTCGGCGCGTCGATGACCCACCTGCTCGTCTACGGCTTCATGAACACGGGCGCGTTCCTGTTCGTCGCGCTCGTCGAGTACTGGGACGTGGGCCGCACGTTCGAGGACTACAACGGCCTCGCGACCCGCGCTCCGGTGGCGTGCGTCGCGATGACCGTGTTCATGTTCAGCCTCGCCGGCCTCCCGGTCGGCGGCGGCTTCCTCTCGAAGTACCTGCTGTTCGCGGGGACGGTGCAGGCTGGCTTCGCGTGGCTCGCGGCCGTCGCGGCCATCAACAGCGCGCTGTCGCTGTTCTACTACTCGCGAGTCGTGAAAGCCATCTGGATCGAGGACCCCAGCGACGACCTCTCGCTTGACGGGACGCCGACGGGGCTGTACGCCGCCGTCGTCGCCGCCGCCGTCGCGACGGTCGTGTTGCTGGTGGCGTTCGACCCGGTCGCGCAGACCGCCGTCCACGCCGCCGACGTCCTGTTCGCGCTGTAA
- a CDS encoding complex I subunit 4 family protein translates to MLIEALIAVTLVSAVAVMLAPDKVAGKLAFALSLLPVAGSLWMFAQFNASGNALFESGSLAFETTAKWISVGPYALNWHVGLDGISMPLVVLSTLLTSLAILSAWTPIQERQSQFYSLMLFMLASLLGVFTALDFFVWFVFWEFVLVPMYFLIGIWGGPRRKYAAIKFFVYTNVASLLMFIGFVALVFALPVQTMDLPAIAAALDAGNFQTTYGLGAETLKVVAFFAMFIGFAVKVPMVPLHTWLPDAHVQAPTPASVMLAGVLLKMGTYALLRFNFTLLPGVARDYAVLIAALAVLSVIYGAMLALAQQDLKRIVAYSSVSSMGYVLLGLVAYNVWGLGGATFQMVAHGLISGLMFMCVGVIYNAAHTRMVGDLSGIADKMPVTAAVFVAAAFGYMGLPLMAGFAGELFIFLGGFSATFPYAQLFTALAMFGIVVVAGYLLFAMQRVLFGPFSADTDYDIVPAAPHDAVAIVVLVVLVVVLGTVPEVFYGMIQDAVNPMVDSLPEATAFLTGGEL, encoded by the coding sequence ATGTTGATTGAAGCACTCATCGCCGTCACGTTGGTTTCGGCGGTCGCCGTCATGCTCGCGCCCGACAAGGTGGCGGGCAAGCTGGCGTTCGCCCTGAGTCTGCTCCCCGTCGCGGGGAGTCTCTGGATGTTCGCACAGTTCAACGCCAGCGGCAACGCGCTCTTCGAGAGCGGGTCGCTGGCGTTCGAGACGACCGCGAAGTGGATCAGCGTCGGTCCGTACGCGCTCAACTGGCACGTCGGCCTCGACGGCATCAGCATGCCGCTGGTCGTGCTGTCGACGCTGCTGACGTCGCTGGCCATCCTGAGCGCGTGGACGCCGATTCAGGAGCGTCAGAGCCAGTTCTACTCGCTGATGCTGTTCATGCTGGCGAGCCTCCTGGGCGTGTTCACGGCGCTCGACTTCTTCGTGTGGTTCGTGTTCTGGGAGTTCGTGCTCGTGCCGATGTACTTCCTCATCGGCATCTGGGGCGGCCCCCGGCGGAAGTACGCCGCCATCAAGTTCTTCGTGTACACGAACGTCGCCAGCCTCCTGATGTTCATCGGGTTCGTGGCGCTCGTGTTCGCGCTCCCGGTCCAGACGATGGACCTGCCGGCCATCGCGGCCGCGCTCGACGCCGGGAACTTCCAGACGACGTACGGCCTCGGCGCGGAGACGCTGAAGGTCGTCGCGTTCTTCGCGATGTTCATCGGGTTCGCGGTGAAGGTCCCGATGGTCCCGCTGCACACGTGGCTGCCGGACGCCCACGTGCAGGCCCCGACGCCGGCCTCCGTGATGCTGGCGGGGGTGCTCCTGAAGATGGGGACGTACGCGCTGCTGCGGTTCAACTTCACGCTGCTGCCGGGCGTCGCGCGCGACTACGCGGTGCTCATCGCGGCGTTGGCGGTCCTGTCGGTGATTTACGGCGCGATGCTCGCGCTCGCCCAGCAGGACCTCAAGCGCATCGTCGCGTACTCCTCCGTCTCGTCGATGGGGTACGTGCTTCTCGGGCTCGTGGCGTACAACGTCTGGGGGCTCGGCGGCGCGACCTTCCAGATGGTCGCCCACGGCCTCATCTCGGGGCTGATGTTCATGTGCGTCGGCGTCATCTACAACGCCGCCCACACGCGCATGGTCGGCGACCTCTCCGGCATCGCGGACAAGATGCCGGTGACCGCCGCGGTGTTCGTCGCCGCGGCGTTCGGCTACATGGGCCTGCCGCTGATGGCGGGCTTCGCCGGCGAGCTGTTCATCTTCCTCGGCGGCTTCAGCGCCACCTTCCCGTACGCCCAGCTGTTCACGGCGCTGGCGATGTTCGGCATCGTCGTCGTCGCGGGCTACCTGCTGTTCGCGATGCAGCGCGTCCTCTTCGGGCCGTTCAGCGCGGACACGGACTACGACATCGTGCCCGCGGCGCCCCACGACGCGGTCGCCATCGTCGTGCTGGTGGTGCTGGTCGTCGTGCTCGGGACGGTGCCCGAGGTGTTCTATGGCATGATTCAGGACGCGGTCAACCCGATGGTGGACTCGCTGCCGGAGGCAACCGCCTTCCTCACCGGGGGTGAGCTCTGA